A single window of Oerskovia paurometabola DNA harbors:
- a CDS encoding MATE family efflux transporter: MDKQILALAVPALGALVAEPIFVLVDSAVVGHLGTAELAGLSLASTVLLTLVGLCVFLAYATTAAVARRIGAGHRREALQSGIDGMWLALGLGLVLAATLWIGGGWAIGAMGGTGEVAGHALVYLRWSGLGLPGMLVVLASTGVLRGLQDTRTPLYVAAGGATFNAVLNVVLVYGVGLGIAGSGIGTAVAQLTMGAVLGVVVVRGARREGASLRPAAGGIWSNARAGAPLFVRTLSLRLAILLTVFVATGLGEVTLAGYQVVASVWGLAAFALDALAIAAQALVGHGLGAGDRSHVRSVLRRTLQWGVAAGALLGLVMAVGGWWFSLFFTSDPDVRTAVALGMAVCGLLLPMAGWVFVLDGVLIGAGDGRYLAWAGMVTFVVYVPFALAVRALAPDGAAGLAWLWAAFAGVFMAARALTTGLRARSDRWMVTGA; the protein is encoded by the coding sequence ATCGACAAGCAGATCCTGGCCCTCGCGGTGCCGGCCCTGGGGGCGCTCGTCGCGGAGCCGATCTTCGTGCTCGTGGACAGCGCCGTCGTCGGGCACCTGGGGACCGCCGAGCTGGCCGGGCTCTCCCTGGCCTCCACGGTCCTGCTGACCCTCGTGGGACTGTGCGTCTTCCTGGCGTACGCGACCACGGCGGCCGTGGCCCGGCGCATCGGCGCGGGCCACCGGCGCGAAGCCCTCCAGTCGGGGATCGACGGCATGTGGCTCGCGCTCGGCCTGGGCCTGGTCCTCGCGGCGACCCTGTGGATCGGGGGCGGCTGGGCGATCGGCGCGATGGGTGGCACGGGCGAGGTGGCCGGGCATGCGCTGGTGTACCTGCGCTGGTCGGGCCTGGGCCTGCCCGGCATGCTCGTCGTCCTGGCGTCCACGGGCGTGCTGCGCGGCCTGCAGGACACCCGCACTCCCCTCTACGTCGCCGCGGGCGGCGCGACGTTCAACGCCGTCCTCAACGTCGTCCTCGTGTACGGCGTGGGCCTCGGCATCGCGGGCTCGGGCATCGGGACGGCCGTCGCGCAGCTCACCATGGGCGCGGTGCTCGGCGTCGTCGTCGTGCGCGGTGCCCGGCGCGAAGGCGCGTCCCTGCGCCCCGCCGCGGGCGGCATCTGGTCCAACGCGCGCGCGGGCGCGCCGCTGTTCGTGCGCACGCTCTCGCTGCGCCTCGCGATCCTCCTGACGGTCTTCGTCGCGACCGGGCTCGGGGAGGTCACGCTCGCGGGCTACCAGGTGGTCGCGTCGGTGTGGGGGCTCGCGGCGTTCGCGCTCGACGCCCTCGCGATCGCCGCGCAGGCCCTCGTGGGCCACGGCCTGGGCGCGGGTGACCGGTCGCACGTCCGTTCGGTGCTGCGCCGAACGCTCCAGTGGGGCGTCGCGGCGGGCGCGCTGCTGGGCCTCGTCATGGCCGTGGGCGGCTGGTGGTTCTCGCTGTTCTTCACGTCCGACCCGGACGTCCGCACCGCCGTCGCGCTCGGCATGGCCGTGTGCGGCCTGCTGCTGCCCATGGCGGGGTGGGTGTTCGTCCTGGACGGCGTGCTCATCGGTGCCGGGGACGGCCGCTACCTCGCGTGGGCGGGCATGGTCACGTTCGTCGTGTACGTGCCGTTCGCGCTGGCGGTCCGCGCTCTCGCGCCCGACGGCGCCGCGGGCCTCGCGTGGTTGTGGGCGGCCTTCGCGGGGGTCTTCATGGCGGCGCGCGCGCTGACCACGGGGCTGCGTGCGCGCAGCGACCGGTGGATGGTCACCGGGGCGTGA
- the rplI gene encoding 50S ribosomal protein L9, whose amino-acid sequence MAKLILTHEVTGLGEPGDVVEVKDGYARNFLVPRGLATGWSKGAESQISAIRKARKAREIATLDEAKATRDSLQSKPVVVQAKAGQGGRLFGAVTTGDIAEAVKAAGGPSVDKRKIEIGQPIKSTGSYTVTIRLHAEVSANIAVNVVAA is encoded by the coding sequence ATGGCAAAGCTCATTCTGACCCACGAGGTCACCGGCCTGGGCGAGCCCGGCGACGTGGTCGAGGTCAAGGACGGGTACGCCCGTAACTTCCTCGTGCCCCGTGGCCTGGCGACCGGATGGTCCAAGGGTGCCGAGTCGCAGATCTCTGCGATCCGCAAGGCTCGCAAGGCTCGCGAGATCGCGACGCTCGACGAGGCCAAGGCGACGCGCGACTCGCTGCAGTCGAAGCCTGTCGTCGTGCAGGCCAAGGCGGGCCAGGGCGGCCGTCTGTTCGGTGCCGTCACCACCGGTGACATCGCCGAGGCCGTGAAGGCTGCCGGCGGCCCGTCCGTCGACAAGCGCAAGATCGAGATCGGCCAGCCGATCAAGTCGACCGGTTCGTACACGGTCACCATCCGCCTGCACGCCGAGGTCTCGGCGAACATCGCGGTCAACGTGGTGGCTGCCTGA
- the rpsR gene encoding 30S ribosomal protein S18 — protein sequence MAKPVVRKPKKKSNPLKSAKIESVDYKDTTLLRKFISDRGKIRARRVTGVSVQEQRQIARAVKNAREMALLPYSSSAR from the coding sequence ATGGCGAAGCCAGTGGTGCGCAAGCCCAAGAAGAAGTCCAACCCCCTGAAGTCGGCGAAGATCGAGTCGGTCGACTACAAGGACACGACCCTGCTGCGGAAGTTCATCTCCGACCGCGGGAAGATCCGTGCCCGTCGCGTGACCGGCGTCTCCGTCCAGGAGCAGCGTCAGATCGCACGTGCCGTCAAGAACGCTCGCGAGATGGCGCTCCTGCCGTACTCGTCGTCCGCACGCTGA
- a CDS encoding single-stranded DNA-binding protein encodes MAGETVITVVGNLTGDPELRFTPAGAAVANFTVASTPRTFDRQSNEWKDGDTLFMRCSIWREAAENVAESLTKGMRVVVQGRLVQRSYETREGEKRTVVELQVEEIGPSLKYASAKVTRAQRSGGGNFGGGGGFGGGGASSGGGFSASGGGQQNNDDPWATAGPASSGGSSFSDEPPF; translated from the coding sequence ATGGCTGGTGAAACCGTCATCACGGTGGTCGGAAACCTGACCGGGGACCCGGAGCTTCGCTTCACCCCCGCAGGGGCTGCCGTCGCCAACTTCACCGTGGCGTCCACGCCGCGCACCTTCGACCGCCAGAGCAACGAGTGGAAGGACGGCGACACGCTGTTCATGCGCTGCTCGATCTGGCGCGAGGCCGCGGAGAACGTCGCCGAGTCCTTGACCAAGGGCATGCGCGTGGTTGTTCAGGGCCGTCTGGTCCAGCGTTCGTACGAGACCCGCGAGGGGGAGAAGCGCACGGTCGTCGAGCTGCAGGTGGAGGAGATCGGTCCTTCCCTGAAGTACGCCTCCGCGAAGGTCACCCGGGCCCAGCGCTCGGGCGGCGGCAACTTCGGTGGCGGCGGCGGTTTCGGCGGCGGCGGTGCTTCGAGCGGCGGTGGTTTCAGCGCTTCCGGCGGTGGCCAGCAGAACAACGACGACCCGTGGGCCACGGCTGGCCCCGCGTCGTCGGGTGGGTCCTCGTTCTCGGACGAGCCCCCCTTCTAG
- the rpsF gene encoding 30S ribosomal protein S6, whose product MRQYELMIILDPEIEERTVAPSLDKYLTVIKTDGGTVDKVDIWGRRRLSFEINKKSEGIYAVVDFTSTSDTAKELDRQLGLNEVVLRTKVLRTDAR is encoded by the coding sequence ATGCGTCAGTACGAATTGATGATCATCCTCGACCCCGAGATCGAGGAGCGCACCGTTGCTCCGTCGCTCGACAAGTACCTGACGGTCATCAAGACCGACGGTGGCACTGTCGACAAGGTGGACATCTGGGGCCGTCGCCGCCTGTCCTTCGAGATCAACAAGAAGTCCGAGGGCATCTACGCCGTCGTCGACTTCACCTCGACGTCGGACACGGCCAAGGAGCTGGACCGTCAGCTCGGCCTCAACGAGGTCGTCCTGCGCACGAAGGTCCTGCGCACCGACGCTCGCTGA
- a CDS encoding transglycosylase domain-containing protein, which yields MASSARQTKGTARTASTARTGTTARKRRFFNYPRSHVKSFRRWLPSWRVLLGTFLTGVALVAGIVIAAYATTTVPEEAAYAKQQKTTVYYADGVTEIGTFQVENRVIVPFDSLPEYVGNAVVASEDATFWENSGVDIKGMARAALNNVTGGPRQGASTITQQYAERYYSDETISSYAGKFREAMLALRLTQKEDKKEILGNYLNTIYFGRGAHGIEAAAQAYFGVPAANLTLSQAALISAVIPSPNNYDPAVNPETAEAKWNRVIRRMGEQGLITPEEKAAAAFPVDTLLPKATATNTKGGQAGYLLDMVQDEWANSGRDAEDLFTKGYTIVTTIDKAMQDLAVATAEGTIPRDGEHPANAGLSPSIVSIDSADGAVKAIYGGPDFVTKPFNSATDGIAQAGSTFKPFTLVAALEQGIDLSARYDGNNDVEVPGFYEKGKGVKNFDNGTFGEVDLVKATANSINSVYAALNMEVGPEATVEAAVKAGIPADTMDLKPVPSNVLGTASVHPIDLAHAYATFAAQGFESTPHVVQSVKLLSSGAEIWEPAGRNERVFEPDTMAAATYAMTQVVEAKGASGAPAKALKRPVAGKTGTSNDNKSAWFTGYIPQLATIVGLYQTNPETQAQEQIEPFGEYYRKSITGGTWPVDAWTQYMEGVIALPQYAEVQEFPQYTPKKPVPTETPSEVPTEIPPVDEPEQPEQPETQTAIPTDLVGRSKADARAALEALGFRVAFTEEYSADVAKDVVIRVGSAGQPAAPGTTVAVVVSKGQDPNNLPTNEVVVPEVTGQAQGAAEAVIRRANLVSTVREEESQLPKGQVIRVEPGAGQKVPPGSTVTLVVSKGPPQG from the coding sequence GTGGCGAGCTCCGCGAGGCAGACGAAGGGCACGGCGCGCACCGCCAGCACAGCGCGGACGGGCACCACGGCGCGCAAGCGTCGCTTCTTCAACTACCCCCGATCCCACGTCAAGAGCTTCCGTCGCTGGCTCCCGTCGTGGCGCGTGCTGCTCGGGACCTTCCTGACCGGCGTCGCGCTGGTCGCCGGCATCGTCATCGCCGCCTACGCCACCACGACGGTCCCCGAGGAAGCCGCCTACGCGAAGCAGCAGAAGACGACCGTCTACTACGCCGACGGCGTGACCGAGATCGGGACCTTCCAGGTCGAGAACCGCGTGATCGTCCCGTTCGACAGCCTGCCCGAGTACGTCGGGAACGCGGTCGTCGCGTCCGAGGACGCGACGTTCTGGGAGAACTCCGGGGTCGACATCAAGGGCATGGCCCGCGCCGCGCTGAACAACGTCACCGGGGGTCCGCGCCAGGGCGCGTCGACGATCACGCAGCAGTACGCGGAGCGCTACTACTCCGACGAGACCATCTCCAGCTACGCGGGCAAGTTCCGCGAGGCGATGCTCGCCCTGCGTCTGACGCAGAAGGAGGACAAGAAGGAGATCCTCGGGAACTACCTGAACACGATCTACTTCGGTCGTGGCGCGCACGGCATCGAGGCCGCGGCACAGGCGTACTTCGGCGTGCCGGCCGCCAACCTCACCCTCTCGCAGGCCGCGCTCATCTCGGCCGTCATCCCGAGCCCGAACAACTACGACCCCGCGGTCAACCCCGAGACCGCGGAGGCCAAGTGGAACCGCGTGATCCGGCGCATGGGTGAGCAGGGACTGATCACGCCGGAGGAGAAGGCCGCTGCCGCCTTCCCGGTCGACACGCTCCTGCCGAAGGCCACGGCCACCAACACGAAGGGCGGCCAGGCGGGCTACCTCCTGGACATGGTCCAGGACGAGTGGGCCAACTCGGGCCGCGACGCCGAGGACCTGTTCACCAAGGGCTACACGATCGTCACGACGATCGACAAGGCCATGCAGGACCTGGCGGTCGCGACCGCCGAGGGCACGATCCCGCGAGACGGCGAGCACCCGGCCAACGCGGGGCTGAGCCCGTCGATCGTCTCGATCGACTCGGCCGACGGTGCGGTCAAGGCCATCTACGGCGGGCCGGACTTCGTGACGAAGCCGTTCAACTCCGCGACGGACGGCATCGCGCAGGCCGGATCGACCTTCAAGCCGTTCACGCTCGTGGCGGCGCTCGAGCAGGGGATCGACCTGTCGGCGAGGTACGACGGCAACAACGACGTCGAGGTGCCCGGGTTCTACGAGAAGGGCAAGGGGGTCAAGAACTTCGACAACGGCACGTTCGGTGAGGTCGACCTCGTCAAGGCCACCGCGAACTCGATCAACTCGGTCTACGCGGCGCTCAACATGGAGGTCGGCCCCGAGGCCACGGTCGAAGCGGCCGTCAAGGCCGGGATCCCGGCCGACACCATGGACCTCAAGCCCGTCCCGTCGAACGTGCTCGGTACGGCCTCGGTCCACCCGATCGACCTCGCGCACGCCTACGCGACGTTCGCGGCGCAGGGCTTCGAGTCGACCCCGCACGTCGTGCAGTCCGTCAAGCTGCTCAGCAGCGGCGCCGAGATCTGGGAGCCCGCGGGCCGCAACGAGCGCGTCTTCGAGCCGGACACCATGGCAGCCGCGACCTACGCCATGACGCAGGTCGTCGAGGCCAAGGGCGCCTCGGGTGCGCCGGCCAAGGCGCTCAAGCGGCCCGTGGCGGGCAAGACCGGAACGTCGAACGACAACAAGTCGGCCTGGTTCACCGGGTACATCCCCCAGCTCGCGACCATCGTCGGCCTCTACCAGACCAACCCCGAGACGCAGGCGCAGGAGCAGATCGAGCCCTTCGGCGAGTACTACCGCAAGTCCATCACGGGTGGAACCTGGCCCGTGGACGCCTGGACGCAGTACATGGAGGGCGTCATCGCGCTCCCGCAGTACGCCGAGGTGCAGGAGTTCCCGCAGTACACGCCCAAGAAGCCGGTCCCGACCGAGACGCCGAGCGAGGTCCCCACGGAGATCCCGCCGGTCGACGAGCCCGAACAGCCCGAGCAGCCTGAGACCCAGACAGCCATCCCGACCGACCTGGTCGGCAGGTCGAAGGCCGATGCTCGGGCGGCACTCGAGGCGCTGGGCTTCCGCGTGGCATTCACCGAGGAGTACTCGGCGGACGTCGCGAAGGACGTCGTCATCCGCGTGGGCAGCGCGGGGCAGCCCGCCGCGCCGGGGACGACCGTGGCGGTCGTCGTCTCGAAGGGGCAGGACCCGAACAACCTGCCGACCAACGAGGTCGTCGTGCCCGAGGTGACCGGCCAGGCGCAAGGCGCTGCCGAGGCGGTGATCCGACGTGCCAACCTGGTCTCCACCGTGCGCGAGGAGGAGAGCCAGCTGCCCAAGGGGCAGGTGATCCGGGTGGAGCCGGGGGCCGGCCAGAAGGTCCCACCGGGCAGCACGGTCACCCTCGTCGTCTCCAAGGGCCCGCCCCAGGGGTAG
- a CDS encoding PadR family transcriptional regulator, whose amino-acid sequence MARSRSDVLETAILGLLNESPLHGYELRKRLNLLLGSFRAFSYGSLYPALKAMVAHGHIVGTESPTTPPHALSGKRARIVYQLTAEGKERLQTVLATSGPAAWEDESFDVRFAFFAQTDAETRLRILEGRRSRLTERLESVKESAARTRERLDEYTLELQRHGLEQVEREVRWLDGLITTERDRRRTRPSSGPENRHGQDNH is encoded by the coding sequence ATGGCACGCAGCCGTTCCGACGTGCTGGAGACCGCCATCCTCGGCCTCCTGAACGAGTCTCCGCTGCACGGGTACGAGCTCCGCAAGCGGCTCAACCTGCTGCTCGGTTCGTTCCGCGCCTTCTCCTACGGTTCCCTCTACCCGGCGCTCAAGGCGATGGTCGCGCACGGCCACATCGTCGGCACCGAGTCACCCACCACCCCTCCCCACGCGCTGTCCGGCAAGCGGGCACGCATCGTGTACCAGCTCACGGCCGAGGGCAAGGAGCGTCTCCAGACGGTCCTCGCGACCTCGGGTCCGGCAGCCTGGGAGGACGAGAGCTTCGACGTCCGGTTCGCGTTCTTCGCGCAGACCGACGCCGAGACCCGTCTCCGCATCCTCGAGGGTCGGCGCAGCCGGCTCACCGAGAGGTTGGAGTCGGTCAAGGAGTCCGCCGCCCGCACTCGCGAGCGCCTGGACGAATACACCCTTGAGCTGCAGCGTCACGGCCTGGAACAGGTCGAACGTGAGGTTCGCTGGCTCGACGGACTGATCACGACCGAGCGCGACCGTCGTCGCACCCGGCCGTCGAGCGGCCCCGAGAACCGTCACGGGCAAGACAACCACTAA
- a CDS encoding inositol-3-phosphate synthase, translated as MSSIRVAIVGVGNCASSLVQGVHYYRDADPSSTVPGLMHVQFGDYHVSDLEFVAAFDVDAKKVGFDLSEAINASENNTIKIADVPPLGVTVQRGVTNDGLGKYYRETIEESDAEPVDIVAALKESGADVLVCYLPVGSEIAAKYYAQCAIDAGVAFVNALPVFIASDPEWAAKFEAAGVPIVGDDIKSQVGATITHRVLAKLFEDRGVVLDRTYQLNVGGNMDFKNMLERTRLESKKISKTQAVTSNLEGPLGGKTEDRNVHIGPSDYVAWLDDRKWAYVRLEGRAFGEVPLNLEYKLEVWDSPNSAGIIIDAVRAAKIAKDRGVGGPILSASTYFMKSPPVQMEDTKGRAALEAFISGENER; from the coding sequence ATGTCCTCCATCCGCGTCGCCATCGTTGGCGTCGGAAACTGCGCATCTTCCCTGGTCCAGGGCGTGCACTACTACCGCGACGCTGACCCGAGCAGCACCGTGCCCGGACTGATGCACGTGCAGTTCGGTGACTACCACGTGTCCGACCTGGAGTTCGTCGCCGCTTTCGACGTCGACGCCAAGAAGGTCGGCTTCGACCTCTCGGAGGCCATCAACGCCTCGGAGAACAACACCATCAAGATCGCCGACGTGCCGCCGCTGGGCGTCACCGTCCAGCGTGGTGTGACGAACGACGGCCTCGGCAAGTACTACCGCGAGACCATCGAGGAGTCGGACGCCGAGCCGGTCGACATCGTCGCCGCGCTCAAGGAGTCGGGCGCTGACGTGCTCGTCTGCTACCTGCCGGTCGGTTCGGAGATCGCCGCGAAGTACTACGCGCAGTGCGCGATCGACGCGGGTGTCGCGTTCGTCAACGCCCTGCCGGTCTTCATCGCCTCCGACCCCGAGTGGGCCGCGAAGTTCGAGGCCGCCGGTGTCCCGATCGTCGGCGACGACATCAAGTCGCAGGTCGGCGCGACCATCACGCACCGCGTGCTCGCGAAGCTCTTCGAGGACCGCGGCGTCGTGCTGGACCGCACGTACCAGCTGAACGTCGGCGGCAACATGGACTTCAAGAACATGCTCGAGCGCACGCGCCTCGAGTCCAAGAAGATCTCGAAGACGCAGGCCGTGACGTCGAACCTCGAAGGTCCCCTCGGTGGCAAGACCGAGGACCGCAACGTCCACATCGGCCCGTCGGACTACGTCGCGTGGCTCGACGACCGCAAGTGGGCGTACGTCCGCCTCGAGGGCCGCGCGTTCGGCGAGGTGCCCCTGAACCTGGAGTACAAGCTCGAGGTCTGGGACTCCCCCAACTCGGCCGGCATCATCATCGACGCCGTGCGCGCCGCGAAGATCGCCAAGGACCGCGGCGTCGGTGGCCCGATCCTCTCGGCCTCGACGTACTTCATGAAGTCCCCGCCGGTCCAGATGGAGGACACGAAGGGCCGTGCGGCTCTGGAGGCCTTCATCTCCGGCGAGAACGAGCGCTGA